The Ornithodoros turicata isolate Travis unplaced genomic scaffold, ASM3712646v1 ctg00000958.1, whole genome shotgun sequence nucleotide sequence ccattttcaacaaatcaatacacagaatgatatcattcggaatgatggttggctatgagcgtgctatgtggtgaagttctgttttaacagtgtagcgtGCGCCTTGCTACTGTTCTACACTGTtgaaacagcacttcaccacatagcactctcctagccaaccgtcattccgaatgatatcattctgtgtccttatttgctgaaaatgggaggaggcgcctatctgggacacattatgcttgtcccagataggctcttCCCCCTgatttgaacgaatcatgatacagaatgatatcattcgatatggcggctggctaggagcgtggtatgtaGCATCTACTGTGAGTGTTTATATTGGGCAAAGTCTACTTCGTgtgcctgcactcttaaaaatgaacttcaccgcatagcacgctcctagcgaaccatcatctcgaatgatatcgttatctgccctgatttgttgaaaacgggaggcgtacgccttttctgtgacaattatgaacagcataagtgtcacaaaaaaggcgttcgcctcccgttttcagcaaatcagtgcagataacgatatcattcgagatgatggttggctacgagcgtgctatgcggtgaagttcttttttaagagtgtggttttTCTTTGCCATTCTTCTTTGTGTGCTTTGGGACTTTCCTGCGAGGCAACTGTGTCCGGTATTTGAGGAGCATATCCCTCCTTGCCTACCCCCTAAAAGTCCCAAGAGTCCCAATGAGTCCCGTAAGAGTCCCAATGACCTttcccgcactcttaaaaatgaacttcaccgcatagcatgctcatagccaaccaccatctcgaatgatatcgttatctgccccgatttgttgaaaacgggaggcgtacgtcatttttgtgccacttatgctgttcataggTGTCCCACaaagggcgtacgcctaccgttttcaacagatcagggcagataacgatatcattcgaggtggtggttggctaggggcgtgttgcgttgaagttcatttctaagagtgtgacAATGATGAACCCGACCAAAAGTCTTCCGATATACTGTTAATATGAATGACAGGTGCCTCACTCTACAAAATTGTAACACGCCACATACGATAAAAATACGCAGTGCTAGAAAACCTTTGGCACCGACTCGTAATCAGGATTACCAAGGTCACTAGAGTCTTTGAAGACGTTCTTAGACAAAAAAGGAGATCAAAGCGATGTTATGTTCGAATTAGTCGAGTTAATGACATTGCACCCGTCTACCTGTTAAGATCCTCCAGGTGAGTAAGATGGGGCGGTCTGAAGAGGAATAGTCTCAACGAGTCCACCTTGTCGGTTAGTTTGGTAGTGTTGATCTCTTTCTTCTCGGACAGGTACCGCAGGATACGAATGGTGACTCTCGTCACGTGGCCCAGCATATCTTCAATATCTATTATATCGTCGATGCTGAAATGACGCTCAGCATGAACGTACAACAACGCATGTGGCATAAACCTATACGCGTCCGAAAAACATTGCCGCCAGATGTCCGTCAACTTGTACTCGTATCCTGGAACTGTAGAGCTGTACGCCAGAGGATGAGACGCATATCTCGCTAAGTGCCAGACCACGTAAAGCCCAATGTAGGCGTACAGCGCAGCGGGATCTGTCTTCTCAAAGAGCGTCGCAGAGAGAGCCTCGAAGTGCTCCGTGTCGACGACGAAGAGCTCACGCGAAACATTTGGCTGGGAGAAAAATTCCTTGGAGAGGACGGCGAAGACGTGGCTCCACATGACAGCCCTCGTGTAAAATGGCACAAAGGCGACTTGGCCCCTTGAACCAGTTCGTAGGGCGAGGCGCGCTTCTTGATTCACAAGACGCATTGCTTCAACGAGCCTGGAGTAGGACATGCCCTGGTCGCCAATGATTTCGGCACATCGGCGAACGTACACGTCCAGGTTACGGTCTTCTTCCAGAGCATCGAGGAAAGCTACCCAGCGATTGAGGTCCTCATTGGGGAGGACGTAGAAAATGTGTTCGCCCttcctttgcaaattttgaccGACCGTTAGTCTGAAGAAAACAGCGATACCCCATTCAAGGTTGAGGGTCACTAGGCTTTTGGTGACACGGAGCATGTTCACTGGAGGCATCTGTGGAAATGGCAAAGCGGAGGCGTTCAACACCATCTGAATCTTCTCGACGCTTTCCGGCTTCCTGTTGGACAGTTTGATGCAATTGCGCAAAATAATTCCGAGCTTCTGCAAGGCGTTCTGCCTCGCCGTGACAGGCACCGTAGACAACCATCGGATAGTGGATTTTCGCAGGCCGCTCTGTACCTTATCAACGATAGATGATTTGATGCTGCCGCAGGTGTACTGGAAAAAATCGTGGCAAGGTGAAGCGCTCGCCTCAATCGAGCGTCGGACTTCGAGGGCGACCGTGTAGCACTGTGGCTCGGAGCACTGTGCCAGGTATCGGTAGAGGAGGACAGGTAGCGCCAGAGTGATGGTGAATGTGACCAGGACTATGCTGCAGAGGAACAGCTTGTACTCTCGGTGCCGGTCGAATATGGGCTCGGAAGACGTATGGACGGGCTGCGGAAGAAGCATGAGCCTTTAACGCCGCATACTATTCTTGTATCGTCTTCCTACATTAGCTCTCAATATGGGGGGAATGAGCATTACGTGTTCGTGTCCGAAAGCAGCGAAGATCAGCGCTTTCGACCGCAGTCTACAGCCAGTCATGCTCGGTGTACACTATACGTTGGTTTCGGCGCAATTTCACCGGGCGCGGCCATGATGCCCcgacactgctgtaatggcgatAGGGTGACGTCAAGCGAGATGGCTGCTCTCCAGGAAACTGCGGTATATCCCGTACTCTAAACTACGCGACCTAAGTGCGTTCTCCGCCGGTTGATTTGTCACTACTTTTACCATAACGTCACCAAGGCAAATCCTAAAACTGACCGTGATCCGTCAATCTGCACTCTTAAGAATAaacttgaaaaataaaactggaggcgtacgcctttgttgttgcaattatgaacagcgtaagtgacacaaaaaggcgtacgcctcctgcctccaacaaatcaggccagataacaatatcattcgagactatggtaggctaggagagtgctgtgcggagaagttcatttttaaaagagcagtggtccGGCGCTTACACTCTCAGAAGAAAGGGTGGaacagttacaccttttaggaggtaatagttgtcccACATGTTGTGCATAAAAGTTGCAAATTTCCatctgctacctcactctcaaaacagaactccaccgcatagcacgtcgtCGTCCACTAACCATTGCCACCCATGATAGGGttttatcacttctgattcggtgagcgaggggcgcgcatgcctttttgtagcaatctTGCAAACGGATTTTTATACGCGAtctattaattttcgcgaatttcgcgaccgcgaaaaaatcgcgaaaaattgtactcgcgaataGAGCTCCACATTGATCGCGCGAAAGGAAGCagacctggaatcgcgaaattaaatactcgcgaatcaGTTCCTATAttgcgattcgcgaaaattggtacatcgcgaataaaaatacgtttgcagtatatgataattgcgtttaccacccttttacacccttaatCAGACGCTGTGTTGACCTTATCGGTGGTAACTATAggagttaccaccttttcacaccctttttctcTTAGAGTATAGGCTATGCTGGACTGGCGAGTTGGAGACGTGGTAACAATAAACTAGATCGCTCGCATCTGTTCCCTGTCTTTCTCTGCCAGCATTTGTCACATATTTTGACGAACAAGTGCCTGTAAACCGCGATCGTATCGGACTTttcatgcactctaaaaactgcacttcaccgcatagcacgctctgtgccaacaaCTGCAACGAATGAcgaggttatcgcttctgattcgaagagagaatagggcgtacgccttttttgtgtcaatttggatacacgataattgacacaaaaaggcgttcgccacATCTCTTCTCGAagcggaagcgataaccctatcattcgtggcaatggttggcgcagagcgtgctacgcggtgaagtttaGTTTTTATAGAGTGTGTATTTTGACTGCAACGACGTCGAAATCTGTTAAATGACGTTGTTTCGATTTGCTCTCTGCATCTTGCAACAACGAAAGGCAAGC carries:
- the LOC135375930 gene encoding neprilysin-1-like, which gives rise to MELTYEPKRSSSVSPVISSYVLSPEMQVPRRRASRSCSPLLRRGAKQSVTSRRRINSTPSGNIRSVSFENDMISNLNSLPVHTSSEPIFDRHREYKLFLCSIVLVTFTITLALPVLLYRYLAQCSEPQCYTVALEVRRSIEASASPCHDFFQYTCGSIKSSIVDKVQSGLRKSTIRWLSTVPVTARQNALQKLGIILRNCIKLSNRKPESVEKIQMVLNASALPFPQMPPVNMLRVTKSLVTLNLEWGIAVFFRLTVGQNLQRKGEHIFYVLPNEDLNRWVAFLDALEEDRNLDVYVRRCAEIIGDQGMSYSRLVEAMRLVNQEARLALRTGSRGQVAFVPFYTRAVMWSHVFAVLSKEFFSQPNVSRELFVVDTEHFEALSATLFEKTDPAALYAYIGLYVVWHLARYASHPLAYSSTVPGYEYKLTDIWRQCFSDAYRFMPHALLYVHAERHFSIDDIIDIEDMLGHVTRVTIRILRYLSEKKEINTTKLTDKVDSLRLFLFRPPHLTHLEDLNRLYSYLPDQKDEDYVDTFLSASRRTAQYVRSLLHYGVRNQSSVFLPPFVVRLPYMVPVYNLVELPPSFLMPPVYTFHQSLSLNYAGLGHGMSLEVSKMVFGDHRLLNGSGRYEAVWSPGFRHELQRKVQCLRKQFLGYSWDESDLEPTSIQLALAMHIAFQAFTEAMKQPSASDRLMAERRHFSMTPQQLFFVGSCIKWCQAEEQQNVQQKCRFPLLVLQAFSRAFGCTKRDRMTSHEHCFFLPDSSS